One stretch of Desulfobaccales bacterium DNA includes these proteins:
- a CDS encoding ABC transporter permease encodes MKFATCVKTALFSLRVHKLRSFLTTLGIIIGVGAVVVVVALGTGARQQVAREIASVGANLLMVLPGATTAGGLRMGLGTAPTLTVGDAQAIAREIPSVKAVAPVWGEVAQVVAGARNWSTIVNGTTPEYQEVRQVDMEAGRFFTHQEGARAAKVAVLGATVRYQLFGAADPVHQTIRIRNQPFVVIGVMAPKGRSASGRDQDDVILVPLETAQRRLFGTALPGVVRFILVSATGPDTLKTAEEEVDRLLAQRHRARRFMEKDYSVANFAELMAAREATVRTVSLLLWAIASVSLVVGGIGIMNIMLVSVKERTREIGLRLAVGARGRDILLQFLTEAVVLSLTGGLIGILAGIGVAHLVGYFMEWPIATSPLVGLAALGLSAVVGIFFGYFPAHQAAKLSPIDTLRYE; translated from the coding sequence TTTTCGCTGCGGGTGCACAAGCTCCGCAGCTTCCTCACCACTTTGGGCATCATCATTGGGGTGGGGGCGGTGGTGGTGGTGGTGGCCTTGGGGACCGGTGCCCGCCAGCAGGTGGCCCGGGAGATCGCCAGCGTGGGGGCCAATCTCCTCATGGTGCTCCCCGGGGCCACCACCGCTGGCGGCCTGCGCATGGGGCTGGGCACCGCGCCCACTCTCACCGTGGGGGATGCCCAGGCCATTGCCCGGGAAATTCCCTCGGTGAAGGCGGTGGCGCCGGTATGGGGCGAGGTGGCCCAGGTGGTGGCCGGCGCCCGCAACTGGTCCACCATCGTCAACGGCACCACCCCGGAATACCAGGAGGTGCGCCAAGTGGACATGGAGGCGGGCCGCTTCTTCACTCACCAGGAGGGGGCCCGGGCCGCCAAGGTGGCGGTCCTGGGAGCCACGGTGCGCTACCAGCTCTTCGGCGCCGCCGACCCGGTGCACCAGACCATCCGCATCCGCAACCAGCCCTTCGTGGTCATTGGGGTCATGGCCCCCAAAGGCCGCAGTGCCAGCGGGCGGGATCAGGACGACGTCATCCTGGTGCCCCTGGAGACCGCCCAGCGCCGGCTCTTCGGCACTGCCCTGCCCGGGGTGGTGCGCTTCATCCTGGTGTCCGCCACCGGCCCGGACACCCTGAAGACCGCGGAGGAAGAGGTGGACCGGCTGCTGGCCCAGCGCCATCGGGCCCGGCGCTTCATGGAGAAGGACTACTCGGTGGCCAACTTCGCCGAGCTCATGGCGGCCCGGGAGGCCACGGTGCGCACCGTCAGCCTCCTTTTGTGGGCCATCGCCTCCGTCTCCCTGGTGGTGGGCGGCATCGGCATCATGAACATCATGCTGGTGTCCGTCAAGGAGCGCACCCGGGAGATCGGCCTCCGGCTGGCGGTGGGGGCCCGCGGCCGGGACATCCTCCTGCAGTTTCTCACCGAGGCGGTGGTCTTAAGCCTCACCGGCGGCCTCATCGGCATTCTGGCGGGGATCGGGGTGGCCCATCTGGTGGGCTATTTCATGGAGTGGCCCATCGCCACTTCGCCCCTGGTGGGCCTGGCCGCCCTGGGTCTGTCCGCCGTGGTGGGGATATTTTTCGGCTATTTCCCGGCCCATCAGGCGGCCAAACTCAGCCCCATCGACACGCTGCGGTATGAATGA